The Pelagibacterium halotolerans B2 genome has a segment encoding these proteins:
- a CDS encoding MaoC family dehydratase: protein MMMRDFLNGLVGTSAVFSRTVSETDVSGFAQITGDDHPNHTDESYARSVGLGGRVAQGALLVGFIAGASSRYLEQVGRPAVSYGYDNVRFLNLVGIGDRLEIIYEITGVDHAKNNAAATVHITNERGELVAAGTNILHFTSS from the coding sequence ATGATGATGAGAGATTTCCTGAATGGCCTGGTCGGCACATCCGCCGTGTTCTCAAGAACGGTGAGCGAGACCGATGTGTCTGGATTCGCGCAAATCACCGGCGACGACCATCCCAACCACACGGACGAGTCCTATGCCCGGTCGGTGGGTTTGGGTGGCCGGGTGGCGCAGGGGGCTTTGCTGGTCGGTTTCATCGCAGGCGCTTCCAGCCGCTATCTGGAGCAGGTAGGCCGGCCGGCCGTATCCTACGGATATGACAACGTACGGTTCCTGAACCTGGTCGGCATCGGCGACCGGCTGGAGATCATCTACGAAATAACCGGCGTGGATCATGCAAAGAACAACGCTGCCGCTACGGTTCATATCACGAATGAACGGGGAGAACTCGTCGCGGCAGGAACCAACATCCTGCATTTCACCAGCTCCTAG